Part of the Sphingopyxis sp. 113P3 genome, GTCGAGCAGCAGTTTGCCGAGGCGCGCCGGATCGCGGCGCACGGCCTTGTCCCGATCATCGAGCCCGAGATCAACATCAAGAGCCCAGAACGCGACGCCGCCGACCGCCTGCTCCTGACGGAAACTCTCGCCGCGCTCGACGCATGGGACGGGGCGCCGGTGATGCTGAAGCTGTCGCTTCCGACCGAGGCGGGTCTGTTCCAGCCGCTGGTCGACCACCCCAAGGTGCTCAGGGTGGTCGCGCTGTCGGGCGGTTTCTCGCGTCCCGAGGCTTGCGCTGAGCTGGCGAAGAACCCCGGCATCATCGCGAGCTTCAGCCGCGCCTTGCTCGAGGATCTTCGCGCCTCGATGAGCGACGAGGAATTCAACGCCTCGCTCGCTGGCGCGATCGACGAGATTCACGCCGCGTCGGTGGCCTGATGGCGAGCGGCTGGAAAGCCGTCGACGACTATATCGCCGAAAAACTGCTCGGCGAGGATGAGGCGCTGTCCGCAGCGCTTGCCAACAACAAGGCGCAAGGCTTGCCCCCGATTGATGTATCGGCGGCGCAAGGCAAGATGCTGTCGTTACTCGCGCACGCGATCGGCGCGCGCCATATCCTCGAGGTCGGGACGCTTGGCGGCTATTCGACGATCTGGCTTGCGCGGGCGCTGCCCGAGGGCGGAAGCCTCGTCACGCTTGAGATCGATCGCAAGCATGCCCAGACCGCGCGCGAAAATCTGGAGCGTGCAGGCGTATCGGACAAGGTCGAGATCAGGGTCGGCCCCGCGAGCGATAGCCTTGCTGCTATGAGCGCCGGGAAGCCCTTCGATTTCGTTTTCATCGATGCCGACAAGCAGGGCAATGCCCATTATGTCGCCGAGGCGATCCGGCTCGGTCGCAGCGGTACGCTTATTGTCGTCGACAATGTCGTGCGCGAGGGCGGGATTCTCGACGCGAATAGCGGCGATTTGCGCATTGACGGCACGCGCGCGCTTTTCGACATGCTGAGCGCCGAGCCGCGCCTCGACGCAACCGCCGTGCAGACCGTGGGGGCCAAGAAATGGGATGGGTTCGTGCTGGCGCGGGTGCGATAGGCCGATCAGCCTTTCTCACCGGGCGCGTCGAGGCCTTGCCTCATGGTCCCTTGAGCAAGCAGGCGCCCGCGCATAGCTGATGCCGAGGGCGTCAAAGACCGCCGTCGAACCGAAAGGAAAAGCGATAGTCCTCAGGCCTGATCGGCCGATCGACCTCTTTTGGCGGCGTGACGCTTTCAAGCAGGAGCGTGCCGTCCGCAAGTGGGACCCGCTTCCCCAGAATTGCCTCGAACGGCTGCGCCCGGGCCCCGGGTCGGATCCACAGCATCTTGAGACGCACCTCTCCGGCCCAGACGCAGTGGACATCAGCGGGGCAGCGGCTGTCTTTGAGGAGCTCCACCGGCTGGATCACCGGTCCCTCGGCATAGGCACTCTGTCCGAGCGCGACACTGGAAGCCTCGGCAAGCGGCGGCGACCCGGACAGCGCAGCGGGGCTTGCGGCACAGGCCGAAACACCGAGCGAAAGGACGAGCAGGAGGGCTTTATGATGCGGCATCTTCTGCATTTGCCCGGCGATGCCCGCGTGGCTATGAACCCGCCATGACCAGACCGAATTGCCAGCTTTATCTGATTTCGCCGCTCAAGGTTGATGGCGATTTTCCCGCAAGGCTTGAGGAGGCGCTTTCCGCCGCTCCTGTCGCGGCCTTCCAGTTTCGCGTCAAGGGCGTGGACCAGCATGAAGCCGCGCGCCTTGCCGCACCGCTGCAGGCGATCTGCGCGGCGCACGACACCGCGTTTATTGTCAACGACGATATGGCGCTCGCGAAGCGTTTGCGCGCCGACGGCGTGCATCTGGGGCAGGGCGATGGAGACCCCAGGGAGGCGCGGCGCCTGCTGGGACCCGATGCCCAGATCGGTGTAACCTGCCATGCCAGCCGCCACCTTGCGATGGAGGCGGGTGAGGCGGGGGCCGACTATGTTGCTTTTGGCGCCTTTTTTCCGACCACCACCAAGGCGATCGAGCATCACGCCGACCCTGAGATCCTGCGCTGGTGGCAAGGCCTGTTCGAACTTCCTTGCGTCGCGATAGGCGGGATCACGCCCGCCAATGCCGGGGAACTTGTCGACGCCGGCGCTGATTTCCTCGCGGTCTCGGGCGCGGTCTGGAACGACAAGGACGGGCCCGCGTCAGCCGTGCGCGCTTTTGCTGCTCTGCTCGAGGATCAGGGGGCCGGATAGTCGCGGTCGGGGGCGTCGCTGTCCTTGTCTCGCCGTCGTTCGTCCTTGCGCCAGCCGAACAGGCCCGCGCAGGGCGTTGCGCGCCGCGGGTTTTTGGGCGCCGTCCGGCGCGGGGGGCGAAACTGGTCGCTATGATCGATGCTCATCATGCGCGCCGCTATGACAGCGGCGTGCGGGGCAAGATTGGATCGATGCGACAAATCGGCTTCGGTTCGTCGCCTTTTCGCTTGCGCAATGCGCTTCGCGGCGCAACAGCATGGCGCCGGGGAGACATTTTATGACAACGACCGATCAATCCGCCCTGGGACTGCGCGAACTCACGCTGCGTGGGATCATCCTCGGCGGGCTGATAACCCTCCTGTTCACCGCGGCAAATGTCTATCTCGGTCTCAAGGTCGGTCTTACCTTCGCGACGTCGATTCCCGCGGCAGTTATCTCGATGGCCCTGCTGCGCTTTCTGCCGGGCTCGACGATCCTTGAGAATAATATCGTCCAGACGATCGCCAGCGCGGCAGGGACACTCGCGGCGATTATCTTCGTGCTGCCCGGGCTCGTGATTGTCGGTTGGTGGCAGGGTTTCCCTTATTGGACGACCGCCGCGGTCTGTTTCATCGGCGGGACGCTTGGCGTGATGTTCTCAGTGCCGCTGCGCCGCGCGCTCGTGGCGGGATCGGACCTGCCTTATCCCGAAGGCGTTGCCGCGGCGGAAGTGCTGAAAGTCGGCACGCGAGCCGGGGACGGGGCTGAGGAGAACCAGCGCGGGTTGCACACGATCATCCTGGGCTCGGTCATTGCGGCGGGTTTCTCGCTGCTTGGCGCGATGAAGGTCGCCGCGACCGAAGTGGGCAGGAATTTCAAGCTGGGAGCAGGCGCCAGCGGGGTCAGCGCCAGCCTGTCGCTCGCGCTGATCGGTGTGGGCCATCTCGTCGGGCTTTCAGTGGGCCTTGCCATGTTCATCGGCATGCTGATCGCCTGGGGCGGGCTGATGCCAGCCCTCACTGCAGCCCAGGGCGTCGCCGGGCCGGTCGACGATGTCGTCGGAGCGGTCTTCTCGCAGCAGGTGCGCTTTATCGGCGCGGGAACAATCGGCGTCGCGGCGCTGTGGACCCTT contains:
- a CDS encoding O-methyltransferase; this translates as MASGWKAVDDYIAEKLLGEDEALSAALANNKAQGLPPIDVSAAQGKMLSLLAHAIGARHILEVGTLGGYSTIWLARALPEGGSLVTLEIDRKHAQTARENLERAGVSDKVEIRVGPASDSLAAMSAGKPFDFVFIDADKQGNAHYVAEAIRLGRSGTLIVVDNVVREGGILDANSGDLRIDGTRALFDMLSAEPRLDATAVQTVGAKKWDGFVLARVR
- the thiE gene encoding thiamine phosphate synthase, with the translated sequence MTRPNCQLYLISPLKVDGDFPARLEEALSAAPVAAFQFRVKGVDQHEAARLAAPLQAICAAHDTAFIVNDDMALAKRLRADGVHLGQGDGDPREARRLLGPDAQIGVTCHASRHLAMEAGEAGADYVAFGAFFPTTTKAIEHHADPEILRWWQGLFELPCVAIGGITPANAGELVDAGADFLAVSGAVWNDKDGPASAVRAFAALLEDQGAG